Genomic segment of Apium graveolens cultivar Ventura chromosome 7, ASM990537v1, whole genome shotgun sequence:
tatcagttttaaaatatttttcaaaaatacaattttgCCCAAATGCAACCGAATGCAATGAAAAGCAACTTTTTTTTGTCGTAAAATGAAAAGCAATTTGAATATAAAAACAATATATTAATCATCTTTTGTAGAAAAAGTTACAATCTAGTTATTTTTTACTacaaatcaaatatatttttgGGAAAGAATAAGATTGCGCGGTATGTTTTCCGAAAATTACAAAATTACTATTATTTTTTTGACGATTTTCCTATCTTCTTACAAATGAAAATGTAAATGACATTATTGAAAACAAACAGGAGGTAGCTTAAGTAGCAAATTTTCGGAACGAATTAATTTTTTTGGAATAAAAAATACCCCAGTGACCCATAATAAATAgcaatttttttgtaaaaaaaaaaaccTTAACCTCATTTCATAAAatttttgggaaacattttgaATCCTGCCACTACTCTTCTATTAAATCTAGCATGCTCTTATTTGCAAACTCTTCATTAATTATTACCACCCTTTTATCATATTTGATAAAATTAATCTCTATCATCTCCTTATTTAAGTAGTTTATCAAAAAAATTAATTAGTTTACCAAATTTCCTTGCACCTTGTTTCTTAAATATTACAAATAAGTTAGATtgtaaataaattaaaattaaatttaaattatttttaactaaAAACTTGTTTTACGGATTTCATTCTCTTAAATCTTTCTTTTTGctaaaaaatttaatttaaatataacttAATCTAGTGAATTAATAATTAGTCTTTAAAAATACACCTAGAGAGGGTGAATAGATGATTATGGCTAactaaaattagttttaaaaattaCCCGATAATAACTTACTGAGATTTTATAAACAGTTCAATAATCTGAtaatgatagtaagctgagatgactaaatgcagtGCAGAAAAATAATAcgaacacacaagaattttagtcaggttcgacccctaatcccctatggtctacgtcctggtctcttaccaacttggtaagagaatatattattgaatcacaataagtttacaactacaagatacaataatatatctccctttatcccagctactgataatggcttgctgaaaaCATGTTTCTGAATCTGccctctaagtactatactaccccgtagtacaaacttcTCTAGCACTAGTTCATCAAACTCTTGTTTCCCTTAACCAACTATCCAGCAACTACACAATACAAATTGAACAATACAAACTGAATAATAAAGAAATTACAACTTAAACTATAGACTCTCTTAGATATAACGTGTATATATAATTAAGAGTTCAAGAGAATCTTTtgtttcaatgaaagcaatgaaTTGTCTGTGTTCTTGCTGCAATTAGTAAATCGTAAAAACTGCAAGAAACCTCATATATAAACATACACTAACGTTCAAAACAATCTCAACAACTTACAACGGTTATAATCCAATTATAACGTTTAAATTAGTTAGGATGGTTTTCAACGTTTAGGTGTCCGTTTGATAGAAGAGAGAAAGAATGTTTAACGTTCAGTAGAAGAGGAGTAAAAGTCTCTTCTATTTTGTATGAGTATAAAAACGTTTTAATCAGGTTTGTAGAAGATAGAGTTTGAAGATTAAACAAACTCCTACAAGTTAGGAAAATTGTTTAATGCTTGAAAACATTTTATATCTGAGCTCTAATATATATAAAACACGTATAATATaatagagaagtccttacaattcgttaaaagaaaatccaaaaatttcttcttgaaaattTGTTTCCTTGTTGAATCTGTACTGTCCATCTTAGCTTGTTGTTATTCTGAATAACTTGATCATAACTTGCTGAAATAGATCACTGTCTTATGACAGCTTgttgtcatgatacttaaacaacAATGTCATTAAGCTGATATATCCTGCAAACAGTGttaaataacaacatgatggcttgctgtattctgatcatcaaaactaaggagttacaacCTTATTATGTTTCTCGCGTTCTTGAATTGATTGGAGTGGAATAATGAATCTTTTTCTTCGTCTCTTTGCCAATAAATCATAATCGGCGTATAAACAGGTCGGATATCTGAGATTACAACAAACAATTCGATTAAGTTCTGAATAATCAGAATAATCAGGACGTTTTTGTTCTTTTTTACCAGAAAAATCTGAACTAAAGAATTGGTGTCTCACCTGATCATCAGTTACTGAGAGGTTAGAAATAGATTTTTTCTTGACAGAAAAAGAACGAGCttgtatttataaaaaaaattaatgtgTTAAATTTCAAAATTTCACAAGCTTTTATTTTGATCATTAGCCTCATATGttaattcaaataaattaattaaatataaattaatgaatgataaatcatttatttttattaacctGCTAAATATTCAAAAGACATATACTACTATATCTACAAATCATGCAatgcaattatttttataatttatgatGTATTGAGAATACAATTAAGAAAAGCAGTACAACTCCACAGCGatcaaattaaatttaaaattgaaGATATTCAAGTAAATGCTTGAATGAGAGATTGAAAGGACACAAGGTATAATATGAGATTTTTGATCGAACAAATAAGTAAGGGTACGCAAAAATCAATTTAGAGGTGTTTTACCCTAAATCTATCACAATTACGTGTGTGTTTCTCGTAAGAACATCCCAATAGATGTTAAACCAAGATTGTCAAATCATCAATAATATTAACATTATCATCTCTTTCTTTAATTATATTTTTGGCATTATTATTATCAAAATTAACTCCAATAATTAGCACACTCAAAATtgataaatataatttaaaatagaTATGAGGTACACGGTGACAAAATTTGATTACATTGATTGGCACTCATCGGCATGTATTCAAtcaagatttaaaaaaaaattaggaTTCTTGAAATCAAGGTGTATTCCATTTGGATTAaaaaaatcctttaaaatttGATTGTATTCAATAAGAACGGTTTAAAGTCTTTTATAATTTGAGGgtattcaatttaaattttaaaaagtcttttaaaatctGGTGATATTCAATCTGGATTTGAAAGAAATTCATCAAAATTTGATGGTTTTCAAAAGTCgattgattttttttatttgataaatttgtggattttgatggatttgctaatacattttttattttttgaaatCTCTCTAAAATTCatgagattttgatggatttaCGAAAAACCCAGATATATGAATTTTCCATCAACTCTCTTAAAATCCATGTTGAATTAAAATCATCAAAAATCTCTGAAAATCTATAAATTATTATCAATCCTCTGAAATCTAGATCGTGTCACGTGACATTTTGGCCACCCCATTCGACCATTCGAGACGCTCTAATAACAAACATTACTTACAAATAAATAAGTCAAATATTTCTATGCCGAATATTAAAAAAACATCCGACTTTTTCACCTCCTTTTTCTAATCTTTATTTATAGCAAGAAAAACTTTATCAGCGGGTTGACCGATTTTTGTATACTACTCCCTCCttcccaatttatctgtcttgtttgactTTCTACGGTTAAACTAACACAACTTTGAATTAAAATTTCATATAGTATATAatcgaaaatatttataaaaattatattattagaaagtatatttaatctattttaatatatatattttagattttcaaaataatgaatgAATAAGTTTTTATTTACGGTTAAAGTTGAATCAGTCAAACAAGACAAGACAGATAACTGGGACAGAGTATTTCTTACCAAAACTATGACACAGTTAGAATTAGTCTATGAAAACATATTTTTACACTAAACAATCTTACAACCACTACCTACTTCAGACAGAGGTTTCATATCAAAATATACAAAAATGAGCTACATAACTAAGAGAGTGATCACAAGTGATGAGCAAACCATAAACATTTTTGTGCTTGACAGCTTGAGTGATGGTTACAGGTAGCGTTTTCCAGTACCCGAGGGAATCGAATTAAACCAAGTATCCTACTCTTCTTTCTTGTAAGTTGACAAAGATTCCCCACTTTCATCAGATTTAAACTGCTTAACACTAGCATTGGCGTCTGAAAGAAATTTTGGATCTGGTTCATACTTTTGCAAAGGTTCTCTCATTGCCAAATATATGTAGAATATGATTACCACGTTAACTGATATGACAGCGACGAACCCACTTAACAGTGTCAACGAAGAAGATGATAGATCATTACTACCTGTTGCATAACCAATGGTATTCAAAAATAGCAATAGATACCACAAATACATCTGaatcattatttcacaaactaGAGACAAGTTTACACACTTCATAAACTAGCTAGATCAATGAGTCGAACATgtgaataatttttttattttttctggTATATGATAAGAATTAGACCCTCGTCTGGAGAAATTTCAAGGACAGACTGCACAAAGTTTTTGCTAAGCCAGCATTACAAATATAGCCCCAACCAACCAACACACTGCACCATCAGTTTCACCCTCCTAAAATGCTAGTATCCTTATTGCTCGCGGTTAGCTAAATAGATCTCTGCGTGTAGGAGGAATGCTAGGTACTACAACACAATGAAAAATCCTTTTAAAGATTCATAACGAGTCATCATTGATATTTAAATTCTTCACATTTGTTACCTAACTCAACTGTACATTCTTATGCTGTTGTTTCTATTGAAATGTACAATACGTCACAAAAATCGAGGAGGTTCGTTTTAGACAGTAGTAAACTCTGTTTTTGAAGGGGATAGATACATCTAAATATTAACCCAACAAACTTGGATTACGCAATGTCACAATTTTTCATCTTATGTTACTAGATTTGCATTTTAGAGTGTCTAGATGTGGTGCACTAGTGGTATTTGACAATGCAACCAAGAACCTAACAAATGGATACACGTCCAGTGGTTGACAAATATAATTCCATCTACTAATCAAAACCAAACCAGATTGCATGAAGAAGTAAAGCAAAAGCAAAATTAAATAATATCTACATAGCATGCTACTTTATATGATCTTTTAGAGTGCCCTCTGGAAATTACATTCCCATACCAGGCTAACAACAATGCATAGAAACATGACTTTCCATGAAAACTAGGACAGCTACTTTCAACAAAAGCTACAATGGGCACCTTTTGTAAAAACAGATTTCAAATAAATTTAGAACCCTCACACAAAGGTGGAACTATACCATGCAAATAGACAAAAAGCACCAAAATAAATCCTACGCCCATGCAAAGACAAAAGCCTCAATGAATATCCCATAATACAAAGGCCTGGACTGGCCACACCAAGTTCTTGACTCCTACATTGCTAAACTGGCCCTTCAAGATATAGGAAGAATTATTGGCATTGATCAATAAAGCTAACATAACGTAAATCTGAACTCAATTAAATGAGCTATATTTAAACTTGCATGCTCTACCTTCACCTACACTATAACGTATGTACAGTACTCAGATGTACAGCTAGTGAGCGAGGAAAGTGAACCACCAGTTTAAATCAATAATTGAATACCCAAGCAAAACGAACCAGAATTCAAGATGCTTTAATGTGTCTGATTAGTTATAATGAGTGGAAACGAAAAACAGAATAAGTGAAGACCAGAACAAATACCAACCTGGGAACAGCCCATGGTTAAAACCATACAAAATTGCAATCGGAACTATGCACATAAACATTGACGCAATAATGAACTTCTCCATTACTCCTGCCATTGTTACATCCAGCCTACAAAGAAAGATAACCAACAAATTTGGACCAACACtttaaacaaaaaaaaatatgaTATCAAAATTTAACATGACTGCGAGCTGTCGATCATAGGTACGAGGTACAGTTTGACTAATTTGTAAGTTGTATGAAATATCGCTTTCTTCTTAATAGGTTCATACTTAATAGCATTTGTTTGAAAAGTTGAATAGCACTATGAACTGGAACTATAAACTCGCAGGGCCAGGCACACAAGCCTCCGGATCATATCTTTTAACAGATAAATTGTAGGCTTTTGGAAGCTACACATGTGGTAAGCTAATTTAGTGGCCGAAGAGCAAGAGGCTATCTAAATTGTTGACAAACGAAAAATATTAATTACAGATTTTGGGCATGATACAGCCCCATGTATAGAATTGCAGTGCAGATAATAGTGTCATTTTTTAAGATGAACAGATCTCCCATATGGACTAGAAGTGAAACTTTTGCTTGACTTAATCAGAATAAGAACATCCGTGTTTCAAAGAATCCATTTAGTGTAACTCAAAAGGAGAAAAAAGACACCAGAATAAGAAGCTTTGCAATGACATGTaatattcatatttttttaaaGATCAATGATTCCAATCAGCTCATTAAGACCAATGATAAATTGTAATTCCTTTCTTTCGTGCCCATCTTCAGCGACAAAGTATAATCATGCTTAATGAGATAAATTAGGATACATATTTCACTTAATACAATATATGCATATTACCAATGTGCTGTGCTAAAACCTAAAAGGTACCTTGGTCACTACAAGTAATCTCCAATGAAAAGACCCTCTTCCATTCGTCCTATCCTTATAACtacagtagtctcccttccctttGTCTGTTCTACAATTTCAATCCACAAGAAACCATCTACAACTGTGGTTCAATTGTCTCGAAAAATCATATATATCATTTCCAACTGCATTTGATATGTATCGCCTGTAACTACTCAACAGTTTCATGTCTACGCATATACTAATTACATAATCAAACAGGACAGACGCCCACATTCGACATTACTAGTGATTAATGCAATGTGGTACCTAAACTAATTCAAATTTCAAGTAATAAAATTAGTTGATCAAACACGAAAGTGCTTCGACATTAATCAGTAATGAAAACAAACATCACCCTATATAAGAATTTGCTAAATTCATATACAACATGAACATTCTATTCAATAATCATCTACGAGATATGACATGATAAGCATTATTAACAACTGTCATTAAAACAAACACTTTAACAGAAGTAAAATTGTAACTATTAAAAACAtgtgtgtgtctgtgtgtgtAATACAAATATACAATACCTCAGTTCAAGAATTAAGAGAACAAACTTTGATAATGAGGTGTTGAAGCTGCTTCTTGTATGCATCTGCACAAGAGAAAAAG
This window contains:
- the LOC141670808 gene encoding uncharacterized protein LOC141670808 isoform X1 is translated as MHTRSSFNTSLSKFVLLILELRLDVTMAGVMEKFIIASMFMCIVPIAILYGFNHGLFPGSNDLSSSSLTLLSGFVAVISVNVVIIFYIYLAMREPLQKYEPDPKFLSDANASVKQFKSDESGESLSTYKKEE
- the LOC141670808 gene encoding uncharacterized protein LOC141670808 isoform X2, translating into MAGVMEKFIIASMFMCIVPIAILYGFNHGLFPGSNDLSSSSLTLLSGFVAVISVNVVIIFYIYLAMREPLQKYEPDPKFLSDANASVKQFKSDESGESLSTYKKEE